In one Pseudomonas sp. R84 genomic region, the following are encoded:
- a CDS encoding helix-turn-helix transcriptional regulator, translating to MTIIVRLDVVMATQKIRSKELASLLGITEANLSLLKNGKVKGVKMATLDKLCAALDCQPGDLLEYQKD from the coding sequence ATGACCATTATCGTCCGCCTTGACGTTGTCATGGCCACGCAAAAAATTCGCTCGAAAGAGTTGGCCAGCCTGCTGGGCATCACCGAGGCCAATCTGTCATTACTGAAGAATGGCAAGGTCAAGGGCGTGAAGATGGCCACCCTGGACAAGCTGTGCGCAGCACTCGATTGCCAGCCAGGCGACTTGCTGGAATACCAGAAAGACTGA
- the mrdA gene encoding penicillin-binding protein 2: MPEPIPIKDHEKETRLVNKRLIACALFVFAISCALVVRLYILQVVEFDYHSTISENNRVHVLPIPPTRGLIYDRNGVLLADNRPSFNLTITRERANDVNQELDEVINLLHLPAEDRTVFDKAMKQSRHPFTPVTLFYELTEEQIAVLAVNEFRLPGLDVEPQFVRHYPLGAHFAHSIGYVGRINEKESKSLDSVEYRGTQSIGKTGIERFYEAQLHGHVGYEEVETNAQGRVLRVLKHTDPVPGQNIVLSLDIKLQEAAEAALGDRRGSVVALDPSTGEVLAMVSNPSFDPNLFVTGISSKEYSALRDSIDRPLFNRVLRGLYAPGSTIKPEVAIAGLDAGVVTPQTRVFDPGYYQLPDFDHKYRNWNHSGDGWVDMDAAIMRSNDTYFYDLAHKLGIDRLHDYMAMFGLGEKVSLDMFEESPGLMPSQAWKRATRRQAWFPGETVILGIGQGYMQVTPLQLAQATALIANKGVWNRPHLAKTVDGVAPVDEHPMPNILLKDPRDWEQVNHGMQMVMHDARGIARAAAAGAQYRIAGKSGTAQVVAIKQGERYNREKTLERHRDNALFVGFAPAEHPKIAISVMIENGEAGGRVAGPVVRQIMDAWLLDQDGHLKPQYAAPTKAPGDPHV; encoded by the coding sequence ATGCCTGAACCCATCCCGATCAAGGATCACGAAAAAGAGACGCGCCTGGTCAACAAACGGTTGATCGCCTGCGCCTTGTTTGTCTTTGCCATCAGCTGCGCCTTGGTCGTGCGCCTGTACATTCTGCAAGTGGTGGAGTTCGACTACCACTCGACCATCTCCGAAAACAACCGCGTCCACGTCTTGCCGATCCCGCCGACGCGCGGTTTGATCTACGACCGCAATGGCGTGCTGCTTGCCGATAACCGCCCTAGTTTCAACCTGACCATCACCCGCGAACGCGCCAATGACGTCAATCAAGAACTGGACGAGGTCATCAATCTTCTGCACCTGCCAGCAGAAGATCGCACCGTCTTCGACAAGGCCATGAAGCAGTCCCGCCACCCGTTCACGCCGGTGACGCTGTTCTATGAGCTGACGGAAGAGCAAATTGCCGTACTGGCCGTCAACGAGTTCCGTCTTCCCGGCCTCGATGTCGAGCCGCAGTTTGTCCGCCACTACCCACTCGGCGCACATTTCGCCCACTCGATCGGTTACGTTGGCCGGATCAACGAAAAAGAATCCAAAAGCCTCGACTCGGTTGAATACCGTGGTACCCAATCCATTGGCAAAACGGGTATCGAGCGTTTCTACGAAGCGCAGTTGCACGGCCATGTCGGTTATGAAGAGGTGGAAACCAACGCCCAGGGGCGCGTACTCCGTGTGCTCAAACACACCGACCCGGTTCCCGGCCAGAACATCGTCCTGAGCCTCGACATCAAACTTCAGGAAGCTGCCGAAGCCGCGCTGGGTGATCGTCGTGGTTCCGTGGTAGCGCTCGATCCGTCGACCGGCGAAGTGTTGGCCATGGTCAGCAATCCCAGCTTCGATCCGAATCTGTTCGTCACCGGTATCAGTTCCAAGGAATACTCGGCGCTGCGAGATTCGATCGACCGTCCGCTGTTCAACCGCGTACTGCGCGGGCTCTACGCGCCGGGCTCGACGATCAAGCCAGAGGTGGCCATCGCCGGACTTGACGCTGGTGTTGTGACGCCGCAGACCCGCGTCTTCGACCCCGGTTATTACCAACTCCCGGACTTCGATCACAAGTACCGCAACTGGAACCACAGCGGCGACGGCTGGGTGGACATGGACGCGGCGATCATGCGTTCCAATGACACCTATTTCTACGACCTCGCGCATAAGCTCGGCATCGATCGTCTGCACGATTACATGGCCATGTTCGGCCTCGGTGAGAAAGTCTCGCTGGACATGTTTGAAGAGTCGCCCGGTTTGATGCCGTCGCAGGCCTGGAAGCGCGCGACCCGCCGGCAAGCCTGGTTCCCTGGCGAAACCGTCATCCTTGGCATTGGCCAGGGCTACATGCAGGTGACGCCGCTACAGCTGGCTCAAGCCACGGCGTTGATCGCCAACAAAGGGGTATGGAATCGTCCGCACCTGGCCAAGACCGTCGATGGTGTCGCTCCGGTCGACGAGCATCCGATGCCGAACATCCTGCTAAAGGATCCGCGTGACTGGGAACAGGTCAACCACGGTATGCAGATGGTGATGCATGATGCCCGCGGAATCGCGCGTGCGGCGGCGGCAGGCGCGCAATACCGCATCGCTGGCAAGAGTGGTACGGCGCAAGTGGTGGCTATCAAGCAGGGCGAACGCTACAACCGTGAGAAAACCCTCGAACGCCACCGCGACAACGCCTTGTTCGTTGGCTTCGCCCCGGCCGAGCATCCGAAGATCGCGATTTCGGTGATGATCGAAAACGGCGAGGCCGGTGGTCGTGTCGCAGGCCCTGTAGTGCGGCAGATCATGGACGCCTGGTTACTCGATCAGGACGGCCATCTCAAGCCGCAATACGCCGCGCCGACGAAAGCGCCGGGTGACCCGCACGTTTAA
- a CDS encoding LysE family translocator: MTLSLDLLLGFALFALVTSITPGPNNTMLLASGVNFGFNRTIPHMLGITCGFFVLVVAVGFGLGAVFQTYPILYTVLRYVGAAYLLYLAWKIAHSGPVGDSAEGEAKPISYLGAAAFQWVNPKAWIMAIGAISTYTPMQGYFTNVVVIAAVFAIINLPSVGVWAACGTLLRNVLKDPRWLRVFNWGMAALLVISLYPLFLESFS; the protein is encoded by the coding sequence ATGACCCTCTCGCTTGACCTGCTGTTGGGCTTTGCCCTGTTTGCCCTTGTCACCTCGATTACACCTGGACCGAACAACACCATGTTGCTGGCATCGGGGGTGAATTTCGGCTTTAACCGCACCATCCCGCATATGCTCGGGATTACTTGCGGTTTCTTCGTTCTGGTCGTGGCCGTGGGCTTTGGCCTTGGCGCGGTGTTCCAGACCTATCCGATTCTTTACACGGTTCTGCGCTATGTCGGCGCGGCATATCTGCTGTATCTGGCGTGGAAAATCGCTCACTCGGGACCTGTCGGTGACAGTGCCGAAGGCGAGGCGAAGCCGATCAGCTACCTCGGCGCGGCTGCGTTTCAGTGGGTCAATCCCAAGGCGTGGATCATGGCCATCGGCGCCATTAGCACCTACACACCGATGCAGGGCTATTTCACCAATGTCGTGGTGATTGCTGCGGTGTTTGCCATCATCAACCTGCCGAGTGTCGGCGTCTGGGCGGCCTGCGGTACGTTGTTGCGCAATGTGCTGAAGGATCCGCGCTGGTTGCGCGTGTTCAACTGGGGCATGGCGGCGCTGTTGGTGATTTCGCTGTACCCGTTATTTCTCGAAAGCTTTAGCTGA
- a CDS encoding aminopeptidase P family protein, with protein MSTQTSTEGSVPQRLAHTRELMRREGIHALLVPSADPHLSEYLPGYWQGRQWLSGFHGSVGTLIVTTDFAGVWADSRYWEQASKELKGSGIELVKLQPGQPSPLDWLAEQTPEGGVVAVDGAVMAVASARTLSSKLEARGARLRTDIDLLQEVWSDRPSLPNAPIYQHLPPQATVSRGEKLAKLRETLQERGADWHFIATLDDIAWLFNLRGGDVSFNPVFVSFALIDQQQATLFVALSKVDAQLRALLEQDGVTLRDYREVADALRAVPSGASLLVDPARVTSGLLDNLDSGVKLVEGLNPTTLAKSQKSEADAQHIRQAMEQDGAALCEFFAWLESAWGRERITELTIDEKLTAARERRPDYVSLSFNTIAAFNANGAMPHYHATEEEHAVIEGDGLLLIDSGGQYLGGTTDITRMVPVGTPTEEQKRDCTRVLKGVIALSRAQFPKGILSPLLDAIARAPIWADSVDYGHGTGHGVGYFLNVHEGPQVIAYQAAPAPQTAMQPGMITSIEPGTYRPGRWGVRIENLAMNREAGSSEFGEFLKFETLTLCPIDTRCLLPALLSEEDKQWFNDYHAQVRERLSPLLEGAALEWLNTRTAAI; from the coding sequence ATGAGTACCCAGACCTCGACCGAAGGATCGGTGCCCCAGCGCCTGGCGCACACCCGCGAACTGATGCGCCGCGAAGGCATTCACGCACTGCTGGTGCCATCCGCCGACCCGCATTTGTCGGAATATCTGCCGGGTTACTGGCAGGGCCGGCAGTGGTTGTCGGGTTTCCATGGTTCGGTCGGGACGTTGATCGTCACCACTGATTTCGCCGGCGTCTGGGCCGACAGCCGTTATTGGGAGCAAGCGAGCAAGGAACTCAAGGGCAGCGGCATCGAACTGGTGAAACTGCAACCGGGTCAGCCGAGCCCGCTTGACTGGCTCGCCGAGCAGACACCGGAAGGTGGTGTAGTTGCGGTCGACGGTGCGGTGATGGCCGTGGCCTCGGCGCGTACCCTGAGCAGCAAGCTTGAAGCACGCGGTGCACGTCTGCGTACCGACATCGATCTGTTGCAGGAAGTCTGGAGCGATCGCCCGAGCCTGCCGAATGCCCCGATCTATCAGCATCTGCCACCGCAAGCGACCGTCAGCCGTGGCGAGAAACTCGCCAAACTGCGCGAAACCTTGCAGGAGCGCGGGGCGGACTGGCATTTCATCGCCACCCTCGACGACATTGCCTGGCTGTTCAACCTGCGCGGCGGCGATGTGTCGTTCAACCCGGTGTTTGTATCGTTTGCCTTGATCGATCAGCAGCAGGCCACGTTGTTCGTGGCGCTGAGCAAGGTTGATGCTCAATTGCGCGCCTTGCTGGAGCAGGACGGCGTGACGCTGCGCGATTACCGCGAAGTCGCAGATGCCCTGCGTGCCGTGCCGAGTGGCGCGAGCCTGCTGGTTGACCCGGCGCGAGTGACCAGCGGTTTGCTGGATAACCTCGACAGCGGCGTGAAGCTGGTCGAAGGCTTGAACCCGACCACGTTGGCCAAGTCACAGAAAAGTGAGGCCGATGCTCAGCACATCCGCCAAGCGATGGAGCAGGACGGTGCGGCGCTGTGCGAATTCTTCGCCTGGCTGGAATCGGCTTGGGGTCGCGAACGCATCACCGAATTGACCATCGACGAAAAGCTCACCGCTGCCCGTGAGCGTCGTCCGGATTATGTATCGCTAAGTTTCAACACCATTGCTGCGTTCAACGCCAATGGCGCGATGCCGCATTACCACGCGACCGAAGAAGAACACGCGGTCATTGAGGGTGATGGTTTGCTGCTGATCGACTCGGGCGGTCAATACCTGGGCGGCACCACGGACATCACGCGGATGGTGCCGGTCGGTACGCCGACCGAAGAGCAGAAGCGCGATTGCACGCGCGTGTTGAAAGGCGTGATTGCGCTGTCGCGTGCGCAGTTCCCGAAAGGCATTCTCTCGCCGCTGCTCGACGCCATTGCCCGCGCGCCGATCTGGGCCGACAGTGTGGATTACGGTCACGGTACGGGTCATGGCGTTGGCTATTTCCTCAACGTTCATGAAGGCCCGCAAGTGATTGCGTATCAGGCCGCGCCTGCACCGCAAACGGCCATGCAGCCGGGGATGATCACTTCGATCGAGCCGGGCACTTACCGTCCGGGTCGTTGGGGCGTGCGCATCGAGAACCTGGCGATGAACCGCGAGGCGGGCAGCAGCGAATTCGGTGAATTCCTCAAGTTTGAAACCTTGACACTGTGCCCGATCGACACGCGTTGCCTGCTGCCGGCCCTGCTGTCGGAAGAAGATAAACAGTGGTTTAACGACTACCACGCGCAAGTGCGTGAGCGCTTGAGTCCTTTGCTTGAGGGTGCTGCGCTGGAATGGCTGAACACCCGCACTGCGGCCATCTGA
- a CDS encoding SDR family oxidoreductase, whose amino-acid sequence MNNKKVVLVVGAGDATGGAIAKRFAREGFIACVTRRSADKLQPLVDAIKAEGGEAHGFACDARKEEDVIALIEDIETRVGPIEAFVFNIGANVPCSILEETARKYFKIWEMACFSGFLNAREVAKRMVTRNRGTILFTGATAGLRGASGFAAFAGAKHGIRALAQSMARELGPMNIHVAHVVVDGAIDTDFIRNSFPEKYATKDQDGILNPEHIAENYWYLHSQPRDAWTFELDLRPWNERW is encoded by the coding sequence ATGAATAACAAGAAGGTCGTGTTGGTAGTTGGCGCTGGCGATGCCACGGGCGGAGCGATTGCCAAGCGTTTTGCCAGAGAAGGTTTCATCGCCTGCGTCACCCGGCGCAGCGCCGATAAATTGCAACCGCTGGTGGACGCGATCAAGGCTGAAGGCGGCGAAGCTCATGGCTTTGCCTGCGATGCGCGCAAGGAAGAAGATGTCATCGCGCTGATTGAAGACATTGAAACCCGCGTCGGTCCGATCGAAGCCTTTGTGTTCAATATCGGCGCCAATGTGCCGTGCAGCATCCTTGAGGAAACCGCTCGCAAATATTTCAAGATCTGGGAGATGGCCTGTTTCTCCGGTTTCCTCAATGCCCGAGAAGTGGCTAAACGCATGGTCACGCGCAATCGCGGCACGATTCTCTTCACCGGTGCCACCGCCGGACTTCGCGGCGCATCCGGATTCGCCGCTTTCGCCGGTGCCAAACACGGCATCCGCGCACTGGCGCAAAGCATGGCGCGGGAACTGGGGCCGATGAACATCCACGTCGCCCACGTAGTAGTCGACGGTGCAATCGACACCGATTTCATTCGCAACAGTTTCCCCGAGAAGTACGCCACCAAAGATCAGGATGGCATCCTCAATCCCGAGCACATCGCCGAGAACTACTGGTATCTGCACAGTCAGCCACGGGATGCCTGGACGTTCGAGCTGGATCTGCGCCCTTGGAACGAACGCTGGTAA
- a CDS encoding 2-hydroxychromene-2-carboxylate isomerase: protein MTKTVEFYFDLGSPATYLAYTQLPKICAATNSELIYVPMLLGGVFKATGNASPAMIPAKGRYMFEDLDRYAKRYGVPLKFNPHFPINTLMLMRAVTGIQLRQPERFQAFIDCLFTALWIDGRSLDEPATVATVLSQHGFDPQEVLALTNDESVKTKLKDNTETAVKRGVFGAPSMFIGNQLFFGQDRLDFVEESLRQG, encoded by the coding sequence ATGACGAAAACCGTGGAGTTCTATTTCGACCTCGGCAGCCCTGCCACCTACTTGGCCTACACCCAATTACCAAAGATCTGCGCCGCGACGAACAGTGAGTTGATCTACGTTCCAATGTTGCTCGGTGGTGTATTCAAGGCAACCGGCAACGCGTCACCGGCGATGATTCCGGCGAAGGGTCGGTATATGTTTGAGGATCTGGACCGCTACGCGAAACGCTACGGGGTGCCGCTGAAATTCAATCCGCATTTCCCGATCAACACCCTGATGTTGATGCGTGCGGTTACCGGCATCCAGTTGCGTCAGCCAGAACGCTTTCAGGCGTTTATCGATTGCCTGTTCACAGCGCTATGGATTGACGGACGCAGCCTCGACGAACCCGCTACCGTCGCCACCGTGCTGAGCCAACACGGCTTCGATCCGCAGGAAGTGTTAGCGCTGACCAATGACGAATCCGTCAAAACAAAGCTCAAGGACAACACCGAAACCGCAGTTAAACGCGGCGTGTTCGGGGCACCCAGTATGTTCATCGGCAATCAACTGTTCTTCGGCCAGGATCGGCTCGACTTCGTTGAGGAGTCCTTGCGCCAAGGCTAA
- the ssuD gene encoding FMNH2-dependent alkanesulfonate monooxygenase, translated as MDVFWFLPTHGDGHYLGTTQGARPVTLNYLKQVAQAADSLGYHGVLIPTGRSCEDSWVIASALVPLTERLRYLVAIRPGIISPTVSARMAATLDRLSNGRLLINVVTGGDPDENRGDGSFLSHAERYEVTDEFLKIWRRVLQGEAVDFDGKHLKVQNAKALYPPVQKPYPPLYFGGSSDAAHDLAAEQVDVYLTWGEPPAAVAEKLADVRERAARHGRQVKFGIRLHVIVRETAEEAWKAADKLIEHISDETIEAAQKSFSRFDSEGQRRMAALHDGRRDNLEIAPNLWAGVGLVRGGAGTALVGDPQQVAARIKEYADLGIESFIFSGYPHLEEAYRFAELVFPLLPEPYASLAGRGVTNLTGPFGEMIANDVLPTKASA; from the coding sequence ATGGATGTTTTCTGGTTCCTGCCGACCCACGGTGATGGCCACTATCTGGGCACCACCCAAGGTGCGCGCCCGGTCACTCTCAATTATCTGAAACAGGTGGCGCAGGCCGCTGACAGTCTCGGCTACCACGGCGTGCTGATTCCCACCGGGCGCTCCTGCGAAGACTCGTGGGTGATCGCCTCGGCACTGGTGCCGTTGACCGAGCGCCTGCGTTATCTGGTGGCGATCCGTCCGGGGATCATCTCGCCGACAGTCTCGGCGCGCATGGCTGCGACGCTTGATCGGCTGTCCAACGGCCGCTTGTTGATCAACGTGGTGACCGGCGGCGATCCGGATGAAAACCGTGGCGACGGCAGTTTCCTCAGCCACGCCGAGCGCTATGAAGTCACCGATGAATTCCTGAAGATCTGGCGCCGCGTGTTGCAAGGCGAAGCGGTGGATTTCGACGGCAAACACCTGAAGGTGCAGAACGCCAAAGCGCTGTATCCGCCGGTGCAAAAACCTTATCCGCCGTTGTACTTCGGCGGCTCCTCCGATGCCGCGCATGATCTGGCCGCCGAACAGGTCGATGTCTATCTGACCTGGGGCGAACCACCGGCCGCGGTCGCGGAAAAACTCGCCGATGTGCGCGAACGAGCGGCGCGGCATGGCCGCCAGGTGAAGTTCGGTATTCGCTTGCATGTGATCGTGCGCGAGACCGCCGAAGAAGCCTGGAAAGCCGCGGACAAACTGATCGAACACATCAGCGACGAGACCATTGAGGCGGCGCAGAAATCCTTCTCGCGCTTCGACTCCGAAGGCCAGCGGCGCATGGCAGCGTTGCACGATGGCCGTCGCGACAACCTCGAAATCGCCCCCAACCTGTGGGCCGGTGTCGGTCTGGTGCGCGGTGGTGCCGGGACGGCGCTGGTTGGCGATCCGCAGCAAGTGGCGGCGCGGATCAAGGAATACGCGGATCTGGGCATCGAGAGCTTCATCTTCTCCGGTTATCCGCATCTGGAAGAGGCATACCGCTTTGCCGAGTTGGTGTTCCCGCTGTTGCCCGAGCCTTACGCCAGTCTGGCCGGGCGTGGCGTGACCAATCTGACCGGGCCGTTTGGCGAAATGATTGCCAATGATGTGTTGCCCACAAAAGCCTCGGCGTAA
- a CDS encoding TetR/AcrR family transcriptional regulator, which yields MRYSASHKLETREKLLQSSALSAKRSGFSTVGVDGLMKAIGLSGAAFYSHFSSKDALFTAIVERELGQSLERLGGEGTQDRERLERCLKHYLSMAHVEQPEAGCALPALGAEIARSDVQVREQAELWICRLQARWAQILESEALAWSVLSQCVGALVVARMLATPDVQQAVLKSSQEEIGRQIAGQR from the coding sequence ATGCGTTACTCCGCCAGTCACAAGCTGGAAACCCGGGAAAAGCTACTGCAGAGCAGCGCGCTGTCAGCAAAGCGCTCCGGGTTTTCCACGGTGGGCGTGGATGGTTTGATGAAGGCTATCGGATTGAGTGGTGCGGCGTTCTACAGCCACTTCTCGTCCAAAGATGCGTTGTTCACCGCCATTGTCGAGCGCGAGTTGGGTCAAAGCCTTGAGCGATTGGGCGGCGAGGGCACGCAGGATCGTGAGCGACTGGAGCGCTGTCTCAAACACTATCTGAGCATGGCTCACGTAGAACAACCTGAGGCCGGTTGCGCGTTGCCGGCGCTGGGGGCAGAAATTGCCCGATCGGATGTGCAGGTGCGCGAACAGGCCGAGCTGTGGATTTGTCGCCTTCAGGCGCGTTGGGCGCAGATACTGGAAAGCGAGGCCCTGGCGTGGTCGGTATTGTCACAATGCGTCGGCGCATTGGTGGTGGCGCGCATGTTGGCTACGCCGGACGTTCAGCAAGCGGTGCTGAAGTCCAGTCAGGAAGAGATCGGCCGGCAGATTGCCGGGCAGCGCTGA
- a CDS encoding aminotransferase class V-fold PLP-dependent enzyme, translating into MNTRPLYFDYAATTPVDERVIQVMIECLGFHGNFGNPASSSHAFGQQARHTVEQARRQVADLVGANAEQIVWTSGATESNNLALKGVAHARRVSGGHIITSQIEHKAILDTARQLQDAGIAVTYLVPDADGLITPQAVSEAMRDDTFLVSLMLVNNELGTVNDVQAIGEVVRSREALFHVDAAQGAGKVIIDLAQWPVDLMSFSAHKLYGPKGIGALYVGPRAQQRLQAQIHGGGHEGGLRSGTLATHQIAGMGAAFALAAEAFDAEKKTIVALRERLLEQLLSLPGVRLNGCATQRIPHTLSLTFSEGEFNSAALSHSIAFSATSACNSASNTPSHVLLALGHDAHLAGRTIRLSLGRFTTAEDIDKAVQLIKTACASAPAFWATGL; encoded by the coding sequence ATGAACACACGTCCGTTGTATTTCGACTACGCCGCCACCACCCCGGTCGACGAGCGGGTCATCCAGGTGATGATCGAGTGTCTGGGGTTTCACGGTAACTTTGGTAACCCGGCTTCCAGCTCCCACGCGTTCGGCCAGCAGGCCCGGCACACGGTCGAGCAGGCCCGCCGCCAGGTTGCCGATCTGGTCGGCGCCAATGCCGAACAGATTGTCTGGACCTCCGGTGCCACCGAGTCCAATAACCTCGCCCTCAAAGGCGTGGCGCATGCGCGCAGGGTGTCCGGCGGCCACATCATTACCAGTCAGATCGAACACAAAGCCATCCTCGATACTGCCCGCCAATTGCAGGACGCCGGCATCGCCGTGACTTATCTGGTGCCGGACGCCGATGGCCTGATCACGCCGCAAGCGGTCAGTGAAGCCATGCGCGACGACACCTTTCTGGTGTCACTGATGTTGGTCAACAACGAACTGGGCACCGTCAATGATGTTCAAGCGATTGGCGAAGTGGTGCGCAGTCGTGAGGCGTTGTTCCATGTTGATGCGGCACAGGGCGCCGGCAAAGTGATCATCGATCTGGCGCAGTGGCCGGTGGATTTGATGTCGTTTTCGGCGCACAAACTTTACGGCCCCAAAGGCATCGGCGCGCTGTATGTCGGCCCACGGGCGCAGCAGCGTTTGCAGGCGCAGATTCACGGCGGCGGACATGAAGGTGGCTTGCGCTCCGGAACCTTGGCGACGCACCAGATTGCCGGGATGGGCGCAGCATTTGCCTTGGCCGCCGAGGCATTCGATGCCGAGAAAAAAACCATCGTCGCACTGCGTGAACGCCTGCTCGAACAACTGCTGAGCCTGCCGGGCGTGCGCCTGAATGGTTGTGCCACTCAGCGCATTCCGCACACCTTGAGCCTGACCTTCAGCGAAGGCGAATTCAACAGCGCGGCGTTGAGTCATTCGATCGCCTTTTCCGCGACCTCGGCCTGCAACTCGGCCAGTAATACGCCATCTCACGTGCTGTTGGCGCTGGGGCATGACGCGCATCTGGCCGGTCGCACCATTCGGCTGAGCCTCGGCCGTTTCACCACCGCCGAAGATATCGACAAAGCCGTTCAACTGATCAAGACCGCCTGCGCCAGTGCTCCGGCATTCTGGGCGACAGGACTTTAA
- the rhtA gene encoding threonine/homoserine exporter RhtA — protein MNDQPRSLASMLFPVGLLLIAMASIQSGASLAKSMFPIVGAQGTTTLRLIFASMIMLLILRPWRARLTAKSLRTVLVYGMALGGMNFLFYMSLRTVPLGIAVALEFTGPLAVAIYASRRAIDFLWIALAAAGLMLLIPTGATSAGIDLVGAGYALGAGICWALYILFGQKAGADNGVTTAALGVMIAALFVAPIGIVHAGAALLTPSLIPIAIGVAILSTALPYTLEMVALTRLPARTFGTLMSIEPAFGALSGLLFLHEFLTLSQWMAILCIILASVGATMTMGSAAKPAIAAD, from the coding sequence ATGAATGACCAGCCACGCTCCCTTGCCTCAATGCTGTTCCCGGTTGGCCTGCTATTAATAGCCATGGCGTCGATCCAGTCCGGCGCCTCTCTGGCCAAAAGCATGTTCCCCATCGTTGGCGCCCAGGGAACCACCACGCTGCGCCTGATCTTCGCCAGCATGATCATGCTGCTAATACTGCGTCCATGGCGTGCGAGGCTGACCGCCAAATCACTGCGCACAGTCCTCGTCTACGGCATGGCATTGGGCGGCATGAACTTCCTCTTCTATATGTCATTGCGCACGGTGCCATTGGGAATTGCCGTCGCCCTCGAATTTACCGGGCCACTGGCCGTAGCCATCTATGCCTCCCGCCGTGCCATCGACTTTCTCTGGATAGCCCTGGCCGCCGCCGGCTTGATGTTGCTGATTCCAACAGGTGCAACCAGCGCCGGAATCGATCTGGTAGGCGCCGGGTATGCACTGGGAGCAGGTATCTGCTGGGCGCTATACATTCTGTTCGGTCAGAAGGCCGGGGCCGATAACGGTGTGACGACTGCGGCGCTAGGGGTAATGATCGCGGCACTGTTCGTCGCCCCTATCGGCATCGTGCATGCAGGTGCAGCCCTTTTGACCCCTTCGCTGATCCCGATTGCCATTGGCGTCGCCATCCTGTCCACCGCCCTGCCCTACACACTGGAGATGGTCGCCCTCACCCGCCTCCCGGCACGCACTTTCGGCACATTGATGAGTATCGAACCGGCCTTCGGAGCGTTATCGGGCCTTCTGTTTCTGCATGAATTCCTCACGCTGTCACAATGGATGGCGATCCTGTGCATTATTCTGGCATCCGTCGGCGCCACCATGACCATGGGTAGCGCTGCGAAACCCGCCATCGCGGCTGATTGA
- the msuE gene encoding FMN reductase, which translates to MSRPLKVVALSGGTWRPSRTLVLTQALLAELARHLTIESHLIELGDIARPLGGALSRQELSAEVEAELQAIEQADLLIVAAPVYRGSYPGLLKHLFDLIDLNALIDTPVLLAATGGSERHALVLDHQLRPLFSFFQAMTLPIGVYATEADFADYQITSELLKARIRLAAERAAPLFATQIKPLLKIA; encoded by the coding sequence ATGTCGCGTCCCCTGAAAGTCGTCGCCCTCTCCGGCGGCACCTGGCGTCCGTCCCGTACTTTGGTGCTGACCCAAGCCTTGCTCGCCGAACTGGCCAGGCACCTGACCATCGAAAGCCATTTGATCGAACTCGGTGATATTGCTCGCCCGCTCGGCGGCGCGCTGTCGCGTCAGGAACTCAGTGCTGAAGTTGAAGCCGAGTTGCAAGCCATCGAACAAGCCGATTTGCTGATTGTTGCCGCGCCGGTTTATCGCGGTTCCTACCCGGGTCTGCTCAAGCATCTGTTCGACCTGATCGACCTCAACGCCCTGATCGACACGCCGGTGCTACTCGCCGCTACCGGCGGCAGCGAACGCCATGCGCTGGTCCTTGATCATCAACTGCGGCCGCTATTCAGCTTCTTCCAGGCCATGACCTTGCCGATCGGTGTGTACGCCACCGAAGCCGACTTCGCCGATTACCAGATCACCAGCGAACTGTTGAAGGCGCGCATCCGCCTGGCCGCCGAACGCGCCGCGCCGCTGTTCGCCACACAAATCAAACCGTTGCTGAAAATCGCCTGA